Proteins from a genomic interval of Kineococcus rhizosphaerae:
- a CDS encoding bifunctional YncE family protein/alkaline phosphatase family protein: MNHVTRRRAPRAVRRRLPQVLGRRALPLAAAGTAVLVVTGGGVAYATTTVFGHHRVGSTYGTGLQISSDQVLKPLGDRLVTDNGKIMGSAVSPDGRFLAAASTDKSIVLQIFDLKSYELVWTVGTGAAANAKIADGSVGQEAPTFSPDGKFVWLAQTDGLTRFPVNADGTLGAGTVVPLPQVNGQSALPGGAAYSADGGTLYVALNGQNSVAALNPSTGKVQRTWAVGTAPRQVALVGGTLYVSDEGGRAPRPGETAINSYGTAVPADPYLGTSTTGTLSVIDTAHPGAAVGSIDVGLHPTALHVSGGALFVANTGDDSVSVVDTRKGRVVQTISTKPWASADVGYQPTAIATTKDGHLLITLARANAVAVYTYAGRPQEPVGYLGLLPTDYYPADVAAVGNQVVVTNTRGIDARGPELTFKEGTGTTPATGHGTHSTTASLTRFRLPTTAQIAKDTATVFAQNGWGKDDVAQAKGRTPAAVPVPARVGDPSTIKHVFLLVKENRTYDQVYGDDPRGDGDPSLAQFGAKVTPNQHALAKQFGLYDNLYDVGTNSAEGHNWLMQGDNPEYTESSAGEYVRSYDTEDDVLGHQRSGFLWTSVQSAGKTARNFGEFTQFETKPATATWQSYYCAATGVDQGGDPATLFDPSIRQDSESPIPSLNAITDHAYPKFDTDIPDLYRYQVWKQDFEKNGPAALNTFWLSSDHTGGTPDPRAQVADNDLAVGKIVDEISHSPYWKDSAIFVVEDDSQAGADHVDGHRAPVQIISPWAQHGKVDSTYYSQLTVVRTIQQILGAQPLNQKLAAATPMASAFTSKPDLTPFTAVPNQVPLTEGVATAPACGEDTLGLTGARAAQLKAQVQQETAVPASQQAVADQWAAWAKSQHFTGAGAAPDQANPEQMNRYTWYRTHGWTVPYPGDSVIYVPGKVPGAYVASAETD; the protein is encoded by the coding sequence ATGAACCACGTCACACGGCGCCGCGCACCGCGGGCCGTCCGGCGGCGGCTGCCGCAGGTCCTCGGCCGCCGGGCCCTGCCGCTCGCCGCCGCGGGGACCGCCGTCCTCGTCGTCACCGGCGGCGGGGTGGCCTACGCGACCACCACGGTCTTCGGCCACCACCGGGTCGGCTCCACCTACGGCACCGGGCTGCAGATCTCCTCCGACCAGGTCCTCAAACCCCTCGGGGACCGGCTCGTCACGGACAACGGCAAGATCATGGGGTCGGCCGTCAGCCCCGACGGGCGGTTCCTGGCCGCGGCGAGCACCGACAAGTCGATCGTCCTGCAGATCTTCGACCTGAAGAGCTACGAGCTCGTCTGGACGGTCGGCACGGGCGCCGCGGCGAACGCGAAGATCGCCGACGGCAGCGTCGGGCAGGAGGCCCCGACGTTCTCCCCGGACGGGAAATTCGTGTGGCTGGCCCAGACCGACGGGCTGACCCGGTTCCCGGTGAACGCCGACGGGACCCTGGGCGCCGGGACCGTCGTTCCCCTGCCGCAGGTGAACGGGCAGTCGGCGCTGCCGGGCGGGGCCGCCTACTCCGCCGACGGCGGGACGCTGTACGTGGCCCTCAACGGGCAGAACTCCGTCGCGGCGCTGAACCCCTCGACCGGGAAGGTGCAGCGGACGTGGGCCGTGGGCACCGCCCCGCGCCAGGTCGCCCTCGTGGGCGGCACGCTCTACGTCAGCGACGAGGGCGGGCGCGCGCCGCGACCGGGTGAGACGGCGATCAACTCCTACGGGACCGCCGTGCCCGCCGACCCGTACCTGGGGACCTCCACCACGGGCACCCTCAGCGTCATCGACACCGCCCACCCGGGGGCCGCGGTCGGCTCGATCGACGTCGGTCTGCACCCCACCGCGCTGCACGTCTCCGGGGGCGCGCTGTTCGTCGCGAACACCGGCGACGACAGCGTCTCGGTCGTCGACACCCGCAAGGGCCGTGTCGTGCAGACGATCTCGACCAAGCCGTGGGCCTCGGCGGACGTCGGCTACCAGCCGACCGCGATCGCGACGACGAAGGACGGCCACCTGCTCATCACCCTGGCCCGGGCGAACGCCGTCGCCGTCTACACCTACGCGGGCCGCCCGCAGGAACCCGTCGGCTACCTCGGGCTGCTGCCGACCGACTACTACCCCGCGGACGTGGCGGCCGTCGGGAACCAGGTCGTCGTGACGAACACCCGCGGCATCGACGCGCGTGGTCCCGAACTCACGTTCAAGGAGGGCACCGGCACGACCCCGGCGACCGGCCACGGCACGCACAGCACGACCGCGTCCCTGACCCGGTTCCGGCTGCCCACGACGGCGCAGATCGCCAAGGACACCGCGACGGTGTTCGCCCAGAACGGCTGGGGGAAGGACGACGTCGCGCAGGCGAAGGGCCGCACCCCGGCCGCGGTCCCCGTCCCGGCCCGCGTCGGCGACCCGTCCACGATCAAGCACGTGTTCCTGCTCGTGAAGGAGAACCGCACCTACGACCAGGTGTACGGCGACGACCCGCGCGGCGACGGCGACCCGTCGCTGGCGCAGTTCGGGGCGAAGGTCACGCCGAACCAGCACGCGCTGGCCAAGCAGTTCGGCCTCTACGACAACCTCTACGACGTCGGGACGAACTCCGCCGAGGGCCACAACTGGCTCATGCAGGGCGACAACCCCGAGTACACCGAGTCCTCCGCCGGGGAGTACGTCCGCAGCTACGACACCGAGGACGACGTCCTGGGCCATCAGCGCTCGGGGTTCCTGTGGACGTCGGTGCAGTCGGCCGGGAAGACGGCGCGCAACTTCGGCGAGTTCACCCAGTTCGAGACCAAACCCGCCACCGCGACGTGGCAGTCGTACTACTGCGCGGCCACCGGCGTGGACCAGGGCGGCGACCCGGCCACCCTGTTCGACCCCTCGATCCGGCAGGACTCCGAGTCGCCGATCCCGTCCCTGAACGCGATCACCGACCACGCCTACCCGAAGTTCGACACCGACATCCCGGACCTGTACCGCTACCAGGTGTGGAAGCAGGACTTCGAGAAGAACGGCCCGGCGGCGCTGAACACGTTCTGGCTCTCCAGCGACCACACCGGCGGCACCCCGGACCCGCGCGCGCAGGTCGCCGACAACGACCTGGCGGTCGGCAAGATCGTCGACGAGATCTCCCACAGCCCGTACTGGAAGGACTCCGCGATCTTCGTGGTCGAGGACGACAGCCAGGCCGGGGCCGACCACGTCGACGGCCACCGGGCGCCCGTGCAGATCATCAGCCCGTGGGCCCAGCACGGGAAGGTCGACAGCACCTACTACTCCCAGCTGACCGTCGTGCGCACGATCCAGCAGATCCTGGGTGCGCAGCCGCTGAACCAGAAGCTCGCCGCGGCCACGCCCATGGCCTCCGCCTTCACGAGCAAGCCGGACCTCACGCCCTTCACCGCGGTCCCCAACCAGGTGCCGCTCACCGAGGGCGTGGCCACCGCACCCGCCTGCGGCGAGGACACCCTGGGCCTGACGGGGGCGAGGGCCGCGCAGCTCAAGGCCCAGGTCCAGCAGGAGACGGCGGTCCCCGCGAGCCAGCAGGCCGTCGCCGACCAGTGGGCCGCGTGGGCGAAGTCCCAGCACTTCACGGGCGCCGGCGCGGCTCCCGACCAGGCCAACCCCGAGCAGATGAACCGCTACACCTGGTACCGCACCCACGGCTGGACGGTGCCCTACCCCGGTGACTCGGTGATCTACGTGCCCGGGAAGGTGCCCGGCGCGTACGTCGCGAGCGCCGAGACGGACTGA
- a CDS encoding DUF2530 domain-containing protein has translation MPLFLPPSKAKPPPPPLRTDDRRAVLVGLGVWAVLLVVALAVPEVRGTGEGRWLGSCVAGLLLGLVGLGYVHRRERRGRRDR, from the coding sequence GTGCCCCTGTTCCTGCCGCCGTCCAAGGCCAAGCCCCCGCCCCCGCCGCTGCGGACCGACGACCGCCGGGCCGTGCTGGTCGGGCTGGGCGTCTGGGCGGTGCTGCTCGTCGTCGCGCTGGCCGTGCCGGAGGTGCGCGGCACGGGAGAGGGGCGCTGGCTCGGGTCCTGCGTCGCGGGACTGCTGCTGGGGCTGGTCGGGCTCGGGTACGTCCACCGGCGCGAACGCCGCGGGCGCCGGGACCGCTGA
- a CDS encoding SDR family NAD(P)-dependent oxidoreductase, translating into MAPQDTVQDTRRRTALVTGASSGIGAATVRALAAAGFATIAAARRVDRLEALAAEVGGRAVALDVTDADSVAAMAAAVGDVDVVVHSAGGAFGSDTIENGDPEGWKAMYDVNVVGLLRVHQALLAGMRRGGDGHVVVLGSIAGFEVYPGGAGYTSVKHGVNAVVRTLRQELLGEPVRVTEIAPGMVETEFSVVRLGSQEAADKVYEGLKPLSAEDVADVIAFAVTRPSHVDLDKIVLRPIAQADAAHVHRA; encoded by the coding sequence ATGGCTCCCCAGGACACGGTTCAGGACACCCGCCGGCGCACGGCCCTCGTCACCGGCGCCAGCAGCGGGATCGGTGCCGCCACGGTGCGCGCCCTGGCCGCCGCCGGTTTCGCCACGATCGCCGCCGCCCGCCGGGTGGACCGCCTGGAGGCGCTGGCCGCGGAGGTCGGCGGCCGGGCCGTCGCGCTGGACGTGACCGACGCGGACTCGGTGGCCGCGATGGCCGCCGCGGTCGGCGACGTCGACGTCGTGGTGCACTCCGCGGGCGGCGCGTTCGGCAGCGACACGATCGAGAACGGCGACCCCGAGGGCTGGAAGGCCATGTACGACGTCAACGTCGTCGGCCTGCTGCGGGTGCACCAGGCGCTGCTGGCGGGGATGCGGCGCGGCGGCGACGGGCACGTCGTCGTCCTGGGGTCCATCGCCGGTTTCGAGGTCTACCCCGGCGGGGCCGGGTACACCTCCGTCAAGCACGGGGTGAACGCCGTCGTCCGGACGCTGCGCCAGGAACTGCTCGGCGAACCCGTGCGGGTCACCGAGATCGCCCCCGGGATGGTCGAGACGGAGTTCTCCGTCGTCCGCCTGGGGTCCCAGGAGGCGGCCGACAAGGTGTACGAGGGGCTGAAGCCGCTGAGCGCCGAGGACGTCGCCGACGTCATCGCGTTCGCGGTGACGCGCCCGTCGCACGTCGACCTCGACAAGATCGTCCTGCGCCCGATCGCGCAGGCGGACGCCGCCCACGTGCACCGGGCCTGA
- a CDS encoding PLP-dependent aminotransferase family protein, whose translation MPKPALNRRLAGVRSSPVRDLLALTSAHDVISFAGGLPAPELFDAEGLRAAYDRALSGPAARRNLQYAATEGDPRLRELVAARLTRRGLPTAADDLLITTGSQQALTLLTTALLEPGAVVAVEEPSYLAALQSFSLAGADLVGVASDDDGAVPESVAEVFATHRPAVLYLVPNFANPTGRTLSADRRARIAELAAAHGVWVVEDDPYGELRYSGEHLPPLAAHPAAADLTIHLGSFSKIGAPGLRLGWARLPGALRPAVVVAKQAADLQTSTVDQAAAAEYLGATDLDAHVAGVVAAYRERRDALLDALGRELPTGSTWSRPEGGMFTWVELPDGRDTAKLLEAALAEGVAFVPGEAFYAGPANPSTLRVSFTTYTPDRIAEGVSRLGRALRA comes from the coding sequence GTGCCGAAACCCGCGCTCAACCGCCGCCTCGCCGGGGTCCGGTCCTCACCGGTCCGCGACCTGCTCGCGCTCACGTCCGCGCACGACGTGATCTCCTTCGCGGGCGGTCTGCCGGCCCCCGAGCTGTTCGACGCCGAGGGGCTGCGCGCCGCCTACGACCGCGCGCTGAGCGGGCCGGCGGCGCGCCGGAACCTGCAGTACGCGGCCACCGAGGGCGACCCGCGGCTGCGCGAGCTCGTCGCGGCGCGGCTGACCCGGCGCGGCCTGCCGACCGCGGCGGACGACCTGCTGATCACGACGGGCTCGCAGCAGGCGCTGACGCTGCTGACGACCGCGCTGCTGGAACCCGGTGCGGTCGTCGCGGTCGAGGAACCCAGCTACCTGGCTGCGCTGCAGTCGTTCTCCCTGGCCGGCGCCGACCTGGTCGGGGTCGCGAGCGACGACGACGGGGCCGTGCCGGAATCGGTCGCGGAGGTGTTCGCGACCCACCGGCCCGCGGTGCTCTACCTCGTCCCGAACTTCGCCAACCCCACGGGCCGCACGCTGTCCGCCGACCGGCGCGCCCGCATCGCCGAACTGGCCGCGGCGCACGGGGTGTGGGTCGTCGAGGACGACCCCTACGGGGAACTGCGGTACTCCGGGGAGCACCTGCCCCCCCTCGCCGCGCACCCGGCGGCGGCGGACCTGACGATCCACCTGGGCAGCTTCTCCAAGATCGGCGCCCCGGGCCTGCGGCTGGGCTGGGCCAGGCTGCCCGGCGCGCTGCGACCGGCCGTCGTCGTCGCCAAGCAGGCCGCGGACCTGCAGACGTCGACGGTCGACCAGGCCGCCGCCGCGGAGTACCTGGGCGCCACCGACCTCGACGCGCACGTCGCGGGGGTCGTCGCGGCCTACCGCGAGCGCCGCGACGCGCTGCTGGACGCGCTGGGGCGCGAACTGCCGACGGGCAGCACCTGGTCGCGACCCGAGGGCGGCATGTTCACGTGGGTGGAACTGCCCGACGGCCGGGACACGGCGAAGCTGCTGGAGGCGGCCCTGGCCGAGGGCGTCGCCTTCGTGCCCGGGGAGGCGTTCTACGCCGGCCCGGCGAACCCCTCGACGTTGCGGGTGTCGTTCACGACGTACACCCCCGACCGGATCGCCGAGGGGGTCTCGCGGCTGGGCCGGGCGCTACGGGCGTGA
- a CDS encoding putative bifunctional diguanylate cyclase/phosphodiesterase: MSGSPATSATRRARRALERAAAAVAESGPALRTRDADVELVVDGPLGADALAVDPGQAFVRAQRRFSECGDLAALGEELVAEVHDAGHQRVLLLETVARSRHRELEVLAARGDLLLVPGRRLTGADLTRMSPSAVVELVPGHPRAPRLAVWGVPTSHAPSLEVLAVAAGAAWRALTATAEALRAAGESTRSQLLLSGALRLAGLGSWSWDPATGVVALDDRLREMLGMTGAEADPDLETWRLRIHPDDRGPFTGVEDPAAHAGTSAPYPFRVAAPDGTERTFLGMSVPLATTSSSVVQGLVMDVSAGEKSTGELVRLAQCDSLTGLANRSVLDVRLAEALAGASANDAVALVLLDLDRFKLVNDTLGHQIGDALLRQVAVRLEDAAPPGATLARLGGDEFVVMVPGLTRPEAAALVARDIIRRLRSPMLLPGLPEPFVCTSSAGVAVGHEGTADDLFRSADMALYRAKDGGRDRVALYDSAMREEAQARHDAEHRVRRALRTDGLRVVWQPIVDLRTSELVAAEALVRLDDPVQGILEPKHFVDTAEDTGLIVDVDTWVLGEVLRQLREWRRDGVGLQVSFNVSGKTLEHPAFAHRLAHSVESTGAAGSSLLAEVTERTLIDLSTSTRASLGELRSIGARVGLDDFGTGYSSLSYLDRFPLSFLKIDMSFVRPLGSSDRAEAVVRALISLAHAHGMVVTAEGVETELQAKMLRDMGCDRAQGYLFGRPVDAGRLPVTSRP, encoded by the coding sequence GTGAGTGGATCTCCGGCGACCTCGGCCACCCGCCGAGCCCGACGCGCCCTGGAACGTGCCGCGGCGGCGGTCGCCGAGTCCGGTCCCGCCCTGCGCACCCGTGACGCGGACGTCGAGCTCGTCGTCGACGGGCCCCTCGGCGCCGACGCCCTCGCGGTCGACCCGGGCCAGGCCTTCGTGCGGGCCCAGCGGCGGTTCAGCGAGTGCGGTGACCTCGCCGCCCTCGGCGAGGAACTCGTCGCGGAGGTCCACGACGCCGGCCACCAGCGCGTCCTGCTGCTGGAGACCGTGGCCCGCTCGCGCCACCGCGAGCTCGAGGTGCTCGCCGCCCGCGGCGACCTCCTGCTCGTGCCCGGCCGCCGCCTCACCGGCGCCGACCTCACCCGCATGTCGCCCTCGGCCGTCGTCGAGCTCGTCCCCGGCCACCCCCGCGCCCCCCGGCTGGCCGTCTGGGGCGTACCCACCTCCCACGCACCGAGCCTGGAGGTCCTCGCCGTCGCCGCCGGTGCCGCCTGGCGGGCCCTGACCGCCACCGCCGAGGCCCTGCGCGCCGCTGGGGAGTCCACCCGCTCGCAGCTGCTGCTGTCCGGGGCGCTGCGGCTGGCCGGTCTCGGGTCGTGGTCCTGGGACCCCGCCACCGGCGTCGTCGCCCTCGACGACCGGCTGCGCGAGATGCTGGGGATGACCGGCGCCGAAGCCGACCCGGACCTGGAGACCTGGCGGCTGCGCATCCACCCCGACGACCGCGGCCCCTTCACCGGGGTCGAGGACCCGGCCGCCCACGCCGGCACGTCGGCCCCGTACCCGTTCCGCGTCGCCGCTCCCGACGGGACCGAACGCACCTTCCTCGGCATGAGCGTCCCCCTGGCCACGACCAGCTCCTCGGTCGTCCAAGGCCTGGTCATGGACGTCTCGGCCGGGGAGAAGTCCACCGGCGAACTCGTCCGCCTCGCCCAGTGCGACTCCCTGACGGGGCTGGCCAACCGCTCCGTGCTCGACGTCCGCCTCGCCGAGGCGCTCGCGGGCGCCAGCGCCAACGACGCCGTCGCCCTCGTCCTGCTCGACCTCGACCGCTTCAAGCTCGTCAACGACACCCTCGGGCACCAGATCGGCGACGCCCTGCTGCGCCAGGTCGCCGTCCGCCTCGAGGACGCCGCCCCGCCCGGGGCGACCCTGGCCCGCCTCGGCGGCGACGAGTTCGTCGTCATGGTCCCCGGCCTCACCCGGCCCGAGGCCGCCGCCCTCGTCGCCCGCGACATCATCCGCCGGCTGCGCTCGCCCATGCTGCTGCCCGGCCTGCCCGAACCCTTCGTCTGCACCTCCAGCGCCGGGGTCGCGGTGGGGCACGAGGGGACCGCCGACGACCTCTTCCGCAGCGCCGACATGGCCCTGTACCGCGCCAAGGACGGCGGCCGCGACCGCGTCGCCCTGTACGACTCCGCCATGCGCGAGGAGGCCCAGGCCCGCCACGACGCCGAGCACCGCGTCCGCCGGGCCCTGCGCACCGACGGCCTGCGCGTCGTCTGGCAGCCCATCGTCGACCTGCGCACCTCCGAGCTCGTCGCCGCCGAGGCCCTCGTCCGCCTCGACGACCCCGTCCAGGGCATCCTCGAACCCAAGCACTTCGTCGACACCGCCGAGGACACCGGGCTCATCGTCGACGTCGACACGTGGGTCCTCGGGGAGGTCCTGCGCCAGCTGCGCGAGTGGCGCCGCGACGGCGTCGGCCTGCAGGTCTCCTTCAACGTCTCCGGCAAGACGCTCGAGCACCCGGCCTTCGCGCACCGGCTCGCCCACAGCGTCGAGTCGACCGGGGCCGCGGGCAGCTCGCTGCTGGCCGAGGTCACCGAACGCACCCTCATCGACCTGTCGACGTCCACCCGCGCCAGCCTGGGCGAGCTGCGCAGCATCGGCGCCCGCGTCGGCCTGGACGACTTCGGGACGGGCTACTCCTCGCTGTCCTACCTCGACCGGTTCCCGCTGAGCTTCCTCAAGATCGACATGAGCTTCGTCCGGCCGCTGGGTTCCTCCGACCGCGCCGAGGCCGTCGTCCGGGCCCTCATCAGCCTCGCCCACGCCCACGGCATGGTCGTCACGGCCGAGGGGGTCGAGACCGAGCTGCAGGCGAAGATGCTGCGGGACATGGGGTGCGACCGCGCCCAGGGGTACCTGTTCGGCCGGCCCGTGGACGCCGGACGCCTCCCGGTCACCTCACGCCCGTAG
- a CDS encoding MarR family winged helix-turn-helix transcriptional regulator — MPPTADDTPAPDTGAGVDVAVAPLDQLAVDLRVSLLRTARRLRAQKSVDELTDGQFSVLSQLFNAGPRTPGELAEAEHVRPPSMTRTIASLVEAGLVARTDHPDDGRQVLVSPTEAGRRVVLETRERRAAWLSRRLEDLSPADRATLAEAARILNAVIGA; from the coding sequence ATGCCACCAACTGCCGACGACACCCCCGCTCCGGACACCGGGGCGGGCGTGGACGTGGCGGTCGCCCCGCTCGACCAGCTCGCCGTCGACCTGCGCGTCTCGCTGCTGCGCACGGCCCGCCGCCTGCGCGCCCAGAAGAGCGTCGACGAGCTCACCGACGGTCAGTTCTCCGTGCTGTCGCAGCTGTTCAACGCCGGCCCCCGCACCCCCGGCGAGCTCGCCGAGGCCGAGCACGTGCGCCCCCCGTCCATGACCCGCACCATCGCCTCCCTCGTCGAGGCGGGCCTGGTGGCCCGCACCGACCACCCCGACGACGGCCGCCAGGTGCTCGTCTCGCCCACCGAGGCCGGCCGCCGCGTGGTCCTGGAGACCCGCGAACGCCGCGCGGCCTGGCTCAGCCGCCGCCTCGAGGACCTGTCCCCCGCCGACCGCGCGACGCTGGCCGAGGCCGCCCGCATCCTCAACGCGGTGATCGGCGCGTGA